A genomic region of Brevibacillus sp. JNUCC-41 contains the following coding sequences:
- the gcvT gene encoding glycine cleavage system aminomethyltransferase GcvT, protein MGIETALKQTPLFEVYKKYGAKVINFGGWALPVQFTSILEEHEAVRTEAGLFDVSHMGEVLVEGKDAESYINYLVTNDVTKLGINQAQYTAMCYPDGGTVDDLLVYKLGNEKYLLVINAANIEKDYEWMKQHVKGEMELQNISEDIAQLAIQGPKAESILQKLTEIDLSEIGSFKFAQHVNISGISDVLVSRTGYTGENGYELYLSADKAVALWEKLLETGATSGLKPCGLGARDTLRLEARLALYGQELSNDISPLEAGIGFVVKTNKESDFIGKSALTEQKETGLKRKLVGIEVTGRGIPRNGYKVISKDGEEIGIVTSGTQSPSLKKSLGLALVSADQAEVGTPIKVEIRNKKIEAVIVNAPFYKR, encoded by the coding sequence ATGGGTATTGAAACAGCATTAAAGCAAACACCGCTTTTTGAAGTATATAAAAAATACGGAGCAAAAGTTATAAATTTTGGTGGCTGGGCTCTACCGGTTCAATTTACCAGCATTTTAGAAGAGCATGAAGCTGTTCGAACTGAAGCAGGACTTTTTGATGTTTCTCATATGGGAGAAGTGCTTGTGGAAGGGAAAGATGCCGAGAGTTATATTAACTACCTTGTTACAAACGATGTAACAAAGCTTGGCATCAATCAAGCACAGTATACAGCAATGTGTTATCCAGACGGTGGAACGGTCGATGATTTATTAGTTTATAAATTAGGGAATGAAAAATATTTACTTGTCATTAATGCTGCAAACATTGAGAAAGATTACGAATGGATGAAGCAGCATGTAAAAGGAGAGATGGAGCTCCAAAATATTTCGGAGGACATCGCTCAGCTTGCCATCCAAGGACCAAAGGCAGAAAGCATTTTGCAAAAGTTAACGGAAATTGATTTATCAGAAATTGGTTCATTTAAATTCGCCCAACACGTCAACATCTCGGGGATTTCCGACGTACTTGTATCCCGTACAGGTTACACAGGAGAAAATGGATATGAGCTTTATTTATCTGCAGACAAAGCGGTAGCACTTTGGGAAAAGCTCTTAGAAACAGGAGCCACGAGTGGATTAAAACCATGCGGACTTGGTGCACGGGACACGCTTCGGCTGGAAGCACGTCTTGCACTCTATGGCCAAGAACTAAGTAACGATATCAGCCCGCTTGAAGCAGGAATCGGCTTTGTCGTAAAGACGAACAAAGAAAGTGACTTTATCGGAAAATCTGCTCTTACAGAACAAAAAGAAACTGGATTAAAACGAAAATTAGTAGGGATTGAAGTAACAGGCCGGGGGATTCCGCGTAATGGTTACAAGGTAATTTCTAAAGATGGAGAGGAAATTGGTATTGTTACATCAGGAACACAATCACCATCTTTGAAGAAAAGCTTAGGTCTTGCCTTGGTATCAGCCGATCAAGCTGAAGTGGGGACACCGATAAAAGTGGAAATCCGAAATAAAAAGATTGAAGCCGTTATTGTTAATGCACCATTCTACAAAAGGTAA
- the gcvH gene encoding glycine cleavage system protein GcvH, with product MTKLLSSFRYSKEHEWVQQLEGNRVRIGISDYAQKALGDIVFVENPAIDDEVTVNESMGTIESVKAVSELYSPVSGTVVTVNEELEGAPETINEHPFEAGWLVEVEMSNPEELDSLLNEDEYQAFTNEGEE from the coding sequence ATGACGAAATTATTATCAAGTTTTCGATATAGCAAAGAACATGAGTGGGTGCAACAATTAGAAGGAAACCGTGTTCGTATTGGAATCTCTGATTATGCACAAAAAGCGTTAGGTGATATCGTCTTTGTTGAAAATCCAGCGATTGATGATGAAGTAACGGTCAATGAATCGATGGGAACGATCGAGTCTGTTAAAGCAGTTTCCGAACTTTACTCACCTGTTTCAGGGACCGTAGTTACTGTAAACGAAGAGTTAGAAGGCGCTCCAGAGACGATTAACGAGCATCCATTTGAAGCAGGGTGGTTAGTTGAAGTAGAAATGTCCAATCCAGAAGAATTAGACTCACTTCTAAACGAAGATGAGTATCAAGCATTTACTAATGAAGGAGAGGAATAA